Proteins co-encoded in one Methylomonas albis genomic window:
- a CDS encoding phage tail protein — translation MDVNNTPYFLLKGQADFEQGSSHLSWNTGLQALTLAQNQVLRLPAADPAAALLAWETSAPLALDSFNQIGRLSADGRRVELNSGRGYLSLQDNELQDVVAPQGRFTDMAFAAIARSGKPGFGLPAGDGRLALPFSDGVNQHGLLLFHLARRWQTFCAWGNADGEDAGSQMPLRACVDAEQRVWLISESGLMLCSGEPLPLPYTPQPVRFEPEQANPHPLSRIWQQALPEGMQALALCCDLQQLYLLCHDGMGAQAILTRPLSALADAPFKTYACPAELPFVVDLALAADSSLPDSGRLAALVPRAANDANFTQRDCPVLTLYWDSETSSGQARLLHERYPMLSQAVPRFVSSADGQLRYQAEADADFPAIEPRPRELHALRRPQFFLEGTALLHELDSGQVDTQWHRLYLDACIPPGCDIQIAVRVFASRQAVRPKPIEQPAPLWNPLASELPFAASLAGQQAGSSGLFEILLQQPSGRVRQLRGRYLQIQVTLRGDGRQSPALHAIRVYYPRFSYQEAYFPEFYRQELSYDPAQAVGPANGADVRERLLAAFEGVLTPLEGRIAASEQLLAPEATPAANLPWLAEAVGGRLPSHWPEARQRRWLRDLTLIQQYKGTLAALNLALDIVSDGGVQRGEIVVLENFRLRRTMATILGIDMDDGDHPLTLGTGMSGNSIIGDSLILSESDARQFLALFAPALATVDEAAQVKAFFEEYAHQVSILLHGRAVSLRTAVEDILTEQLPAHLQYKIIETEHPFVLGIAPLLGMDTFIETAPPFRRVTLDDTYLGREGVLKNPAAFSPEDINAQA, via the coding sequence ATGGACGTCAACAACACCCCGTATTTTTTACTGAAAGGCCAGGCCGATTTCGAACAGGGTTCCAGTCATTTGAGCTGGAACACCGGTTTGCAGGCGCTGACGCTCGCACAAAACCAGGTCTTGCGCTTGCCAGCCGCCGATCCGGCGGCGGCTTTGTTGGCTTGGGAGACCAGCGCGCCGCTGGCCTTGGACAGTTTTAATCAGATCGGTCGCTTGAGTGCCGACGGTAGGCGCGTCGAATTGAACAGCGGCCGTGGTTATCTGAGCTTGCAGGACAATGAATTGCAGGATGTCGTCGCGCCGCAGGGCCGCTTTACCGACATGGCGTTCGCGGCGATTGCCCGCAGCGGCAAACCGGGCTTTGGTCTGCCAGCCGGCGACGGTAGATTGGCCTTGCCGTTCAGTGACGGTGTCAATCAGCATGGTTTACTGTTGTTTCATTTGGCCCGACGTTGGCAAACCTTCTGTGCATGGGGCAATGCCGACGGCGAGGATGCTGGTTCGCAAATGCCGCTTAGGGCCTGTGTCGACGCGGAACAGCGCGTCTGGTTAATCAGTGAATCGGGTTTGATGTTATGCAGTGGCGAACCGCTGCCCTTACCCTACACGCCGCAACCGGTACGCTTTGAGCCCGAGCAGGCCAATCCGCATCCATTAAGCCGCATCTGGCAGCAAGCCTTGCCGGAGGGTATGCAGGCGCTGGCGCTATGTTGCGATTTGCAGCAGTTATATCTGTTGTGCCACGACGGTATGGGGGCGCAGGCCATATTGACGCGGCCTCTATCGGCATTGGCCGATGCGCCATTCAAAACCTACGCTTGCCCGGCCGAGTTGCCGTTTGTTGTCGATCTGGCGCTGGCTGCCGATTCGTCTTTACCGGACAGCGGCCGGCTGGCGGCTTTGGTACCGCGCGCGGCGAATGATGCGAATTTCACGCAACGCGATTGCCCGGTATTGACGCTGTATTGGGATAGCGAAACCAGCAGCGGCCAGGCCCGCTTGCTGCACGAACGCTATCCAATGTTGTCGCAAGCCGTGCCGCGTTTTGTCAGCAGCGCCGACGGCCAGTTGCGTTATCAAGCCGAGGCCGATGCGGATTTTCCGGCGATTGAGCCGCGTCCGCGAGAATTGCATGCCTTGCGCCGGCCACAGTTTTTTCTGGAAGGCACGGCCTTGCTGCATGAGCTGGATTCCGGCCAAGTCGATACGCAGTGGCATAGATTGTATCTGGACGCCTGCATCCCGCCGGGCTGCGATATTCAGATTGCAGTGCGGGTATTTGCCAGCCGGCAGGCGGTTCGGCCCAAACCTATCGAGCAACCCGCGCCGCTGTGGAATCCGCTGGCGTCGGAATTGCCATTCGCGGCAAGCCTGGCCGGCCAGCAAGCCGGCAGCAGCGGTCTGTTCGAGATTCTTTTGCAGCAGCCGTCCGGTCGGGTGCGGCAATTGCGCGGACGCTATCTGCAAATTCAAGTGACTTTGCGCGGCGATGGCCGGCAAAGCCCGGCTTTGCATGCCATCAGAGTCTATTACCCGCGCTTTTCCTACCAGGAAGCCTATTTTCCGGAATTTTACCGGCAGGAACTCAGTTACGACCCGGCGCAAGCTGTAGGTCCGGCCAATGGCGCCGACGTTCGCGAGCGCTTGCTGGCAGCCTTCGAAGGGGTATTGACCCCGCTGGAAGGCCGGATTGCCGCCAGCGAGCAATTGCTGGCGCCCGAGGCAACGCCTGCCGCTAACCTGCCTTGGTTGGCCGAGGCGGTCGGTGGCCGTCTGCCTAGCCACTGGCCGGAAGCCCGGCAGCGGCGCTGGCTAAGGGATCTGACCTTGATTCAACAGTACAAAGGTACGCTGGCCGCGTTGAATCTGGCTTTGGACATCGTCAGCGACGGCGGCGTGCAGCGCGGCGAAATTGTGGTTTTAGAGAATTTCCGTTTGCGGCGGACCATGGCGACGATCTTGGGCATAGACATGGACGATGGCGATCACCCGTTAACTCTGGGCACAGGGATGAGCGGTAACAGCATCATCGGCGACAGCCTGATTCTGTCGGAAAGCGACGCCCGGCAATTTCTGGCGCTATTTGCGCCGGCATTGGCCACCGTTGACGAGGCGGCACAGGTCAAAGCGTTTTTTGAAGAATACGCGCATCAGGTCAGTATCTTGCTGCACGGGCGGGCGGTGAGTTTGCGCACTGCCGTCGAAGACATTTTGACCGAACAACTACCGGCGCACCTGCAATACAAAATCATCGAAACCGAACATCCTTTCGTGCTGGGTATCGCGCCGCTGCTGGGCATGGATACCTTCATCGAAACCGCGCCGCCGTTCCGCCGCGTCACGCTGGATGACACTTATCTGGGCCGCGAAGGAGTTTTGAAAAACCCGGCGGCCTTTTCACCGGAGGACATCAATGCACAGGCTTAG
- a CDS encoding putative baseplate assembly protein, with protein MPLPVPNLDDRRFDDLVAEAKARLANHLPELTQIAPGDPLHSFVDLFAWLTETILYRANLIPERQRRVFLNLLQIPVRAARPAKGIVCIDAGPTSVLPAPLLADGSQLRAGKQILTAVGELQPTCLSLQVLIKQRLEVADLAALGLTLQDLQEQYGLRNGQRPEPFQPRRFEPVKEVLDLTSSLDRSFYLACIAPRQLESQIALLRSHLAGLAFNIGIAPADELEGDAINELNPRKLLWELVSTGEAGETIYLPLDVLADSSKGGRQTGVVRLRLPKNPALFQAFVPTDPMFSGVGDRPPELADQVEAGRVAFWLRLRCPEHPKLQLGYLALNAVDVLAQGLKQDLLVGMGTGQPDQVVVLPDQNIEAATLQLDVEENGAWVVWQQVDFLAGQAADARVYRLNPQSGYVYFGDGTVGRRPPVGSRIRIAAYLFGGGSAGNIPAGSVKEVVSGSARYKLRHEWPLHGGRDAETVEQAEKRIPQFLTHRNRAVTQQDFKIITEANPVNPVARAEVLIGFLPGASIRAARDDVPGVVSVFVLPPAEPALGHTPKSNQGLLKDVFAYLLQRTMVGTELYVLSPEFVPIAVSVKVQVRDIETEQQTLRDVQQTLLEYLWPLAPGGARGVGWPLGGAVRANELLTQAARVAGVQAINALSLFQRGSNGWRRLQADEPVNLTKYQLPELLGVRADSGSGAPALPDGIGLLEGQTPDDSLGVAVPVIPDIC; from the coding sequence ATGCCATTACCGGTACCGAATTTAGACGATAGACGCTTCGACGATCTGGTCGCCGAAGCCAAGGCCCGGCTGGCAAATCATTTGCCGGAGCTAACCCAGATCGCGCCCGGCGATCCTCTGCACAGTTTCGTGGATTTGTTCGCTTGGCTGACCGAAACCATTTTGTATCGCGCCAATTTAATCCCGGAACGCCAGCGCCGGGTGTTTCTGAATTTGCTGCAAATCCCGGTACGCGCCGCCCGGCCTGCCAAAGGCATAGTCTGCATAGACGCCGGGCCGACCAGCGTGTTGCCGGCACCCTTGTTGGCGGATGGCAGCCAGCTCCGGGCCGGCAAACAAATTCTGACAGCGGTCGGCGAATTGCAACCCACCTGCTTGAGCTTGCAGGTGTTGATCAAACAAAGGCTGGAGGTTGCCGATTTAGCCGCGTTGGGTTTGACCTTGCAGGATTTGCAGGAACAGTACGGTCTGCGCAACGGCCAACGGCCGGAGCCGTTTCAACCTCGTCGTTTCGAGCCGGTTAAGGAAGTGCTGGATCTGACTAGCAGTTTGGATCGCAGTTTTTACCTGGCTTGCATCGCCCCCCGGCAACTGGAAAGCCAGATTGCCTTGCTGCGCAGTCATCTAGCTGGCTTGGCTTTTAATATCGGTATTGCGCCTGCCGACGAGTTGGAAGGTGACGCGATCAATGAGCTGAATCCGCGCAAATTGCTTTGGGAGCTGGTATCCACCGGTGAGGCCGGTGAAACGATTTATTTACCCTTGGATGTGTTGGCCGACAGCTCTAAAGGTGGTCGGCAAACCGGCGTGGTGCGTTTACGTCTGCCGAAGAACCCTGCGCTGTTTCAGGCTTTTGTGCCTACCGATCCAATGTTCAGCGGCGTCGGCGATAGGCCGCCGGAATTGGCGGATCAAGTCGAAGCCGGCCGGGTGGCCTTTTGGCTGCGCCTGCGTTGCCCGGAACATCCCAAATTACAACTGGGCTACCTGGCGCTGAACGCTGTCGATGTGCTGGCCCAAGGCTTGAAACAGGATTTGCTGGTGGGCATGGGGACCGGCCAGCCCGATCAAGTGGTGGTCTTGCCGGATCAGAATATCGAGGCTGCTACCTTGCAACTGGATGTCGAGGAAAACGGCGCTTGGGTGGTTTGGCAACAAGTGGATTTCCTGGCCGGCCAGGCTGCCGATGCCAGAGTGTATCGGCTCAATCCGCAGTCCGGCTATGTCTACTTTGGTGACGGTACGGTGGGGAGACGGCCGCCTGTGGGCAGCCGAATTCGCATCGCCGCTTATTTATTTGGTGGCGGCAGTGCCGGCAATATCCCCGCAGGATCGGTCAAGGAAGTAGTCAGCGGCAGTGCGCGCTATAAATTGCGCCACGAATGGCCCTTGCACGGCGGACGCGATGCGGAAACTGTCGAACAGGCCGAAAAACGCATCCCGCAATTTCTGACCCATCGCAACCGGGCCGTGACCCAGCAGGATTTCAAAATCATCACCGAAGCCAATCCCGTCAATCCGGTGGCCCGCGCCGAAGTATTGATCGGTTTTCTGCCCGGTGCCAGCATTCGTGCGGCGCGCGACGATGTGCCGGGAGTGGTCAGCGTGTTCGTGCTGCCGCCGGCTGAACCCGCTTTAGGACATACGCCCAAGTCTAACCAGGGCTTGTTGAAGGATGTGTTTGCCTATCTATTGCAGCGGACCATGGTCGGCACCGAATTGTATGTGTTAAGTCCGGAGTTCGTGCCGATTGCGGTCAGCGTAAAAGTGCAGGTGCGCGACATTGAAACCGAGCAACAAACCCTGCGCGATGTGCAGCAGACTCTGCTGGAATACCTGTGGCCCTTGGCGCCCGGCGGTGCGCGCGGTGTTGGTTGGCCTTTGGGCGGTGCAGTGCGCGCTAACGAATTATTGACCCAGGCGGCGCGGGTGGCCGGTGTGCAAGCCATCAATGCTTTGAGTCTGTTTCAACGCGGCAGCAATGGCTGGCGACGTTTGCAAGCCGACGAGCCTGTCAATTTGACTAAATATCAGTTGCCGGAACTGTTGGGCGTACGCGCCGATAGCGGTTCCGGCGCGCCGGCCTTACCGGACGGCATTGGTTTGCTGGAAGGCCAAACCCCGGACGATAGTTTGGGCGTCGCGGTGCCGGTAATACCGGACATTTGTTGA
- a CDS encoding GPW/gp25 family protein, with product MRTPVPEIISWPLGNIDADGRLSWTRDDQSIREVMLNILLTRPGERLQRPTFGAGLLNFVHQPNNETTRHLIAGVVRKSLETWEPRVEIDEVQVQASPASVADVHINIRYRLRNSQRPAELGFTLNLSLPA from the coding sequence ATGCGCACGCCGGTACCCGAGATTATCAGCTGGCCCTTGGGCAATATCGATGCCGACGGGCGCTTGAGCTGGACCCGAGACGATCAGAGTATCCGCGAGGTCATGCTCAACATTTTGCTGACCCGTCCAGGCGAGCGCTTGCAACGCCCGACTTTCGGCGCCGGCTTATTAAACTTTGTGCATCAACCTAATAACGAAACCACCCGGCATTTAATCGCCGGTGTGGTGCGCAAATCGCTGGAAACCTGGGAGCCACGAGTGGAAATCGACGAAGTGCAGGTGCAGGCCAGTCCCGCCAGCGTCGCCGATGTGCATATCAATATCCGCTATCGGTTGCGCAATAGCCAGCGCCCGGCGGAACTGGGATTCACGCTAAACCTGAGCCTGCCGGCTTGA